The genomic segment ATTGATAATTGATAATTGATAATTAAAAATTACCCATTCTCCATTCTCCATTCTCCATTAAAAGTGTGTTTTGCTCCAGTTTCAGGATGTCTGCCCTGATCTCTGCCAATGATCTCAGGGGTTTAAATTCATAAAAATATTTGGTAAAATTGATTTCACACCCGGTTTTGGTCTTGGTTTCATCAATCCAGGAATCAGGCAGATGGGGTTTTACTTCCCTGTTAAAATATTCATCAATAGCCTGGGGAACAAGCTTTCCATTCTTATCTTTTTTCAAAAATGGTATATTCTCATAATCCCGCAGCTTTGGATCAGGCTTCACCCTGCCCTTATTATCCATTATCAATTCTCCATTATCCATTATCAAAGGCTGCTCCACAACAACCCGGTGATAGCAGAAAAATTCATTGGGAAATATCTTTACAAATTCATTTTCAGAAAAATCACCATAAAGTTTTGTAATAAAACCAATTCCCCTGTCTTCCCCGTTTTCAATAATCTTTTTCCGTTTATTGCCCAGGGAACGGATCATTTTTTCCCAGAAACGGTTAAAACCGAGTTTGCCTGCTGCCACAAGCTGTTCGTCTTTTGTCCCGGCTGCATTAATAAGCTGGATTTTCCCTTTGCGCTCCCTGGCTTTATTATTGTTGAGTATCCAGATATAGGTTGAAATCCCGGTATTATAAAAAAGCTGGTCAGGCAGGGCGATAATGGCTTCAAGCCAGTCATTCTGAACAATCCACAAACGGATGTCGCTCTCCCCGCCCCCTGCCTGGCCTGTAAAAAGAGGTGAACCGTTAAAAACAATACCAATACGGGAGCTGTCAGGCTTCATTTTTGAAATCATATGCTGTAAAAACAGGAGGGAACCGTCATTAATCCTGGGCAGACCTGCTCCAAAACGTCCTGCATAACCGAGTTTTTTATTTTCATCTTTAATAATTTTAGATGCTTTTTTCCAGTCAACGCCAAAAGGCGGATTTGACAGCATATAATCAAATTTTTCACCTGCCAGACCGTCAACTGTAAAGGTATTGCCAAACTTGATATTTGCAGGATTCTGGCCTTTGATCAGCATATCTGACTTACATATGGCATAGGATTCAGGGTTAATCTCCTGGCCGAAAACCTCAAGCCTTGACCTGGGATTAAACTCTTTCAGGTGAATTTCACCCACAGACAGCATACCGCCTGTGCCGCAGGCAGGATCATAAAGGGTTTTCACAATACCGGCTTTTGTAAGGGATTTGTTATCAGCATTAAACAGCACATTAACCATAAGCTTGATAACCTCCCTGGGCGTGAAATGCTCCCCTGCTGTTTCATTGGACTGCTCTGCAAATCTTCGGATAAGGTCTTCAAACACATAACCCATTTCCATAGAATCCATGCCTGAAAGATCAATTGCTGCAAACCTTTTAACCACCTGGAACAGGATGTCGGCTTTTGGATCATCCATTCTTTCAATCTGCTTGTCAAAATCAAAATATTCAATAATTTCCCTTGCCCCTGCTGAAAACCCGTTTATAAAATTGCGCAGATTGGCAGCAATATTATTTGGATCAGCAGTGAGTTTTGCAAAATCAAACAGGCTCCGGTTATGAAAATTAAACCCGGCTCTTTTGTTCAAGGTTAAATCCTTTGCACTGTCAGACAGCTTTTCAACTTTGGGAAGATATTCCAGCACCTTTGACTTGGTGGGCTGAAGCACGCAGTCCAAGCGGCGTAACACTGTCATGGGTAAAATAATCTTGCCGTAATCCGACTGCTTGTAATCCCCTCGCAGCAAATCTGCAATATCCCAGATCAAATTGGCTTTATCTGTAAAACTGGTCATTTATTCCTCAAATTTTTTATTATATATTACAAAACTAAACATTTTAAAACTTCTATCACAAATACCAGGGAAAGTAAGCACGGGAATAAATTCCCGTGCTATTCCCTATCGTCCCTACGGGACTTAAATAGCTGATATAAAAGCCTTCAAAGTCCCGTAGGGACGACAGAAAATAGCCAGGCAGTTTACTGCCTGGCTACCTGCTGCATAAAAAAATTCAATACAAACCATCATATCCATAGATATTATCATTTTGACATCTTGCGGTCAAAACCTGTAATTTTCTTAATTTTTAATAAAACATGGATGGATAAATACTATGCTCAGTGCAGGCATTGATATTGGTTCCAGGTCTATTGAATGCGCAGTCCTGGAAAACGGCAAAATCAGGGAAACAAGAAAGGCTGATACTGGATTTGATCCAGCGGGTCAGGCAAAGCAGTTAATTAAAGGTCTGGAGTTTGATGTTATCCTGGCTACTGGATACGGCAGAAATCTGTTTGAAATTGAACATGATGCTCCAACCATAACCGAGATCAAGGCTCATGCAAGGGGAGCTTTTTATTTTTTCCCAGGCATTTTAACAGTTCTTGATATTGGGGGGCAGGACAGCAAGGTCATGAAACTCAGTGAATCAGGGAAGGTTATCAAATTTGAAATGAATGACAGGTGTGCTGCCGGAACTGGAAAATTCCTTGAAATTATGGCAAAAACTCTTGGATTTACCATTGAAAACTTTGGAAATGCAGCAGGCGCTGCAAAAAAAGACCTTAAAATCAGCAGTATGTGTACTGTATTTGCGGAATCAGAGGTAACATCCCTGGTTGCAAAAGGTGAAAATACAAAAGAGATTGCGCGGGGGCTGCATACTGCCGTGGTAAAAAGGGCGGTATCCATGCTGAACCGGGTTTCCCCGGAAGGGCCTGTTGTTTTTACCGGCGGGGTTGCCAATAACCCCTTTATTATTGATCTGCTTTCACAGATCAGCAAAAGAGAAATATTTGTACCGGATAAACCTGAAATGAATGGTGCTGTTGGTGCGGCACTTCTTGCAATGGAAAATTAAAAGGATGAAAAAATGAAACAGGATTTATTTAAAAAGCTTCAGCAGATAACAGACCAGAACATTGCTGACATAGAAGATCATAAAAAAAGCGGGAATCATGCCATAGGTTTTTACTGCCTGTACGCCCCGACCGAGCTTGCAGCCGCCGCAGATGCCATTCCCCTTCCCCTGTGCGGAACACGTCAGGATCCTATTGAGGTGGCAGAGCAGACCCTTCCAAGAAATCTATGCCCCTTAATCAAGAGCAGTTTTGGTTTTGCTGCTGCCGGTACATGCCCTTTTTTCAGTTTTTCAGATATGATTGTTGCAGATACTACATGTGACGGTAAAAAGAAAATGTTTGAAATCATGTCTGATATTAAACCGGTACATGTGCTGCAGCTTCCCCAGCAGCAGAATTTTGACCTGTTTCTTGATTCCTGGAAAAATGAGATAGAAAATTTAAAAACTGTTATTGAAAACATGACAGGAAAAAAGATTACAAATGAGAAAATCAGCGGGGCAATCAGGCTTTTAAACCTTGAGAGGAAAGCAAAAAAAAGACTGATGGACGTTACCAAAGCAAAACCGTCTCCTTTAACTGGCATGGAGCTTCTTACAATATTATTTAAAACCGGTTTTTTTGCTGATAAACAAAAAGGCATTGACCTGATGAATGAGATTGCTGATGTCTGCAATGCCCTGGCTGATAAGGGAGAAAGTCCTTTTCATACTAATACTCCCAGGATTCTTCTGACCGGGGTTCCGACAGGAGTTGGCTCTGACAAGGTGGTTAAAATTCTTGAGGAATCTGGAGCCAATGTTGTTGCGTTTGAAAACTGCAGCGGGTATAAACAGGCATTCCAGGTTGATGAAACCAAAGACCCGGTTTTAGCACTTGCAGAACAATACCTGGCAATTCCATGCTCTGTTATGAGTCCAAACCAGGGCAGATTTGATCTTCTTGAGGAAATGATCCGGGAATTTTCTGTTGACGGTGTTGTTGATCTTACCTGGCAGGCGTGCCATACATATAATGTAGAGGCATATAAAATCCAGGATTTTGTAAATGAGCGTTTCAATCTGCCCTACCTGCACATTGAAACAGATTATTCTGAATCAGATACAGAGCAGCTCAGGGTCAGAATAGAGGCATTTCTTGAAATGATTTGAGATGTTTTTTCATGAAATTTATATTTTCATGCCCTGTTAAAGGGCAGATATTTGAAACAGACAAATTCTCCATTATTGAAAATAATGGAATAATAACAGATAACCAGGGAACAAGGCAGCTTGATGCAAAAATCAGGCTGACTTCCCCCTGTATTTTATGCGGAGAGTATCATATTTACAAGGCTTGTGAAATGCTCTGCCCTTTTGGAGATAAAAAATGACAGAAAAGCATAATATAAAACTTACGGAAAATATCAGCGGCTCTGGCTGAGCTTCCAAACTGCCTCCAGGGGACCTGGACAGGGCATTGTGCGGGCTTTCATTTCCTTGTGATGAAAACCTGCTGGTAGGACTGGATAGTGCTGATGATGCAGGGGTTTACAAGGTTACAGATGAGATTGCCATAATCCAGACTGTGGATTTTTTTACCCCTGTAACAGATGATCCTTTTAGTTTTGGGCAGATTGCAGCAGCCAACGCATTAAGCGATGTTTATGCTATGGGCGGTATTCCCAAAACTGCCATGAACCTGGTAGCCTTTCCCATAAAGGAAATGGATTTGTCTGTTCTCCGCAGCATCCTGGAAGGGGGACTGGATAAAATGCGTGAAGCAGGCGCGGTGCTTGTAGGGGGACACAGTATTGAAGACAAGGAGCTTAAATACGGTCTTTCTGTAACAGGGTTTATCCATCCTGACAGGATTTTGACAAAAAAAAATATACGCCCTGGAGACCGCCTTATTCTTACAAAACCTGTGGGCACAGGCATAATGATTACAGCCATGAAAGCCGGACTTGTTTCTGAAACACTGGAAAAACAGGTCATAAAACTCATGGCCGAGTTAAACAAGAATGCGGCTCTGGCAATGAATGATTTT from the Desulfonema limicola genome contains:
- a CDS encoding acyl-CoA dehydratase activase yields the protein MLSAGIDIGSRSIECAVLENGKIRETRKADTGFDPAGQAKQLIKGLEFDVILATGYGRNLFEIEHDAPTITEIKAHARGAFYFFPGILTVLDIGGQDSKVMKLSESGKVIKFEMNDRCAAGTGKFLEIMAKTLGFTIENFGNAAGAAKKDLKISSMCTVFAESEVTSLVAKGENTKEIARGLHTAVVKRAVSMLNRVSPEGPVVFTGGVANNPFIIDLLSQISKREIFVPDKPEMNGAVGAALLAMEN
- a CDS encoding type I restriction-modification system subunit M, with product MTSFTDKANLIWDIADLLRGDYKQSDYGKIILPMTVLRRLDCVLQPTKSKVLEYLPKVEKLSDSAKDLTLNKRAGFNFHNRSLFDFAKLTADPNNIAANLRNFINGFSAGAREIIEYFDFDKQIERMDDPKADILFQVVKRFAAIDLSGMDSMEMGYVFEDLIRRFAEQSNETAGEHFTPREVIKLMVNVLFNADNKSLTKAGIVKTLYDPACGTGGMLSVGEIHLKEFNPRSRLEVFGQEINPESYAICKSDMLIKGQNPANIKFGNTFTVDGLAGEKFDYMLSNPPFGVDWKKASKIIKDENKKLGYAGRFGAGLPRINDGSLLFLQHMISKMKPDSSRIGIVFNGSPLFTGQAGGGESDIRLWIVQNDWLEAIIALPDQLFYNTGISTYIWILNNNKARERKGKIQLINAAGTKDEQLVAAGKLGFNRFWEKMIRSLGNKRKKIIENGEDRGIGFITKLYGDFSENEFVKIFPNEFFCYHRVVVEQPLIMDNGELIMDNKGRVKPDPKLRDYENIPFLKKDKNGKLVPQAIDEYFNREVKPHLPDSWIDETKTKTGCEINFTKYFYEFKPLRSLAEIRADILKLEQNTLLMENGEWRMGNF
- a CDS encoding double-cubane-cluster-containing anaerobic reductase, yielding MKQDLFKKLQQITDQNIADIEDHKKSGNHAIGFYCLYAPTELAAAADAIPLPLCGTRQDPIEVAEQTLPRNLCPLIKSSFGFAAAGTCPFFSFSDMIVADTTCDGKKKMFEIMSDIKPVHVLQLPQQQNFDLFLDSWKNEIENLKTVIENMTGKKITNEKISGAIRLLNLERKAKKRLMDVTKAKPSPLTGMELLTILFKTGFFADKQKGIDLMNEIADVCNALADKGESPFHTNTPRILLTGVPTGVGSDKVVKILEESGANVVAFENCSGYKQAFQVDETKDPVLALAEQYLAIPCSVMSPNQGRFDLLEEMIREFSVDGVVDLTWQACHTYNVEAYKIQDFVNERFNLPYLHIETDYSESDTEQLRVRIEAFLEMI
- the selD gene encoding selenide, water dikinase SelD, coding for MTEKHNIKLTENISGSGUASKLPPGDLDRALCGLSFPCDENLLVGLDSADDAGVYKVTDEIAIIQTVDFFTPVTDDPFSFGQIAAANALSDVYAMGGIPKTAMNLVAFPIKEMDLSVLRSILEGGLDKMREAGAVLVGGHSIEDKELKYGLSVTGFIHPDRILTKKNIRPGDRLILTKPVGTGIMITAMKAGLVSETLEKQVIKLMAELNKNAALAMNDFPVHACTDITGFGLLGHLAEMVQGSGYSVSISADKVPLIPEAVDFASMGLIPAGAYRNLEFRENMIEFSKNLTRIMPYLLFDPQTSGGLLICIAPESADDLCKALRQKGIEPADIGRVCTRKNEAGREIIKVE